A stretch of Aythya fuligula isolate bAytFul2 chromosome 1, bAytFul2.pri, whole genome shotgun sequence DNA encodes these proteins:
- the LOC116493572 gene encoding transmembrane O-methyltransferase homolog, with amino-acid sequence MVSAVLALAFVPLLLTLLLRYRHLLALLLRAVLLGWLRDRLSGVPREQRAFQYLLANAVPGDPRHVLSTFDRWSQRCEHLSCVGPVKGQLLERLLCERAPRTVLELGTYCGYGTVLMANAMPPGARLYTVEPDPRHAAVAEKVIRLAGFDEEKVELIVGPSAEVIPRLRERHGLQRADFVFMDHWKRCYLRDLRLLEEHGLLAEGATVLADNVVFPGAPRFLQYARSCGRYRCRVHRASLEYCPAIPDGVAELRYLGPR; translated from the exons ATGGTGTCCGCGGTGCTGGCCCTGGCCTTCGTGCCCCTGCTGCTGACGCTGCTGCTGCGCTACCGGCACCTCCTGGCGCTGCTGCTGCGCgcggtgctgctgggctggctgcgggACCGCCTGAGCGGGGTGCCCCGCGAGCAGCGCGCCTTCCAGTACCTGCTGGCCAACGCCGTCCCCGGAGACCCCCGCCACGTCCTGAGCACCTTCGACCGCTGGAGCCAGCGCTGCGAGCACCTCAGCTGCGTGGGGCCCGTCAAAG GCCAGCTGCTGGAGCGGCTGCTGTGCGAGCGGGCGCCACGCAccgtgctggagctgggcacctACTGCGGCTACGGCACCGTGCTGATGGCCAACGCCATGCCCCCCGGCGCCCGCCTCTACACCGTGGAGCCCGACCCCCGGCACGCCGCCGTGGCCGAGAAGGTGATCCGCCTGGCCGGCTTCGACGAGGAGAAG GTGGAGCTGATCGTGGGCCCCTCGGCCGAGGTGATCCCGCGGCTGCGGGAGCGGCACGGGCTGCAGCGAGCCGATTTCGTCTTCATGGACCACTGGAAGCGCTGCTACCTGCGGGACCTgcggctgctggaggagcacggGCTGCTGGCCGAGGGGGCCACGGTGCTGGCCGACAACGTGGTCTTCCCCGGGGCGCCGCGTTTCCTGCAGTACGCCCGGAGCTGCGGCCGCTACCGCTGCCGGGTGCACCGAGC
- the LAMTOR1 gene encoding ragulator complex protein LAMTOR1 translates to MGCCYSSEAEASDQEEETKRLLEPAASPPSKVLNGAEQSYHSLPAARTDEQAMLSSILAKTAINIIDVSAADSQGMEQHEYMDRARQYSTRLAMLSTNLTHWKKLPLLPSLTNQPHQVLASDPVPFADLQQVSRIAAYAFSALSQIRVDAKEELVVQFGIP, encoded by the exons ATGGGCTGCTGCTACAGCAGCGAGGCCGAGGCCTCCGACcag GAAGAGGAGACGAAGCGGCTGCTGGAGCCGGCGGCCAGCCCCCCCAGCAAGGTGCTGAACGGCGCGGAGCAGAGCTACCACAGCCTGCCGGCAGCGCGCACCGACGAGCAGGCCATGCTGTCCTCCATCCTCGCCAAAACCGCCAT caaCATCATCGACGTGTCGGCAGCGGACTCGCAGGGGATGGAGCAGCACGAGTACATGGACAGGGCCAGGCAGTACAG CACGCGCCTGGCCATGCTGAGCACCAACCTGACGCACTGGAAGAAGCTCCCGCTGCTGCCCTCGCTGACCAACCAGCCCCACCAGGTGCTCGCCAGCGACCCCGTGCCCTTCGCAGACCTGCAGCAG GTGTCCCGGATAGCCGCCTACGCCTTCAGCGCGCTCTCTCAGATCCGCGTGGATGCGAAAGAAGAACTGGTTGTACAGTTTGGCATCCCCTGA